The DNA window ACTTGAAAGGTGATACTGGAATGGTTTTTACGATTATTGTAGAAGTGAAATACTGGTTGAAGTTTATTATTTtctaaatgatagtgtataAATTGTTTGTAGATGGTGAGAGACCAGTGCCAAACCGTGTTATAGATGGTTCAATTCCAGGTAGGTTTTCCAGCCGTAGTAACCTTATATCTAATACTCCATACAGAGGTGCTCCTATTCAAAGGGGAGTGATCTGTGGACATTGAAgtgaactgtacatgtagagaATTAGCTGTAGAAGCCTTTGTACTAGTTTGCATTCAGATGGTGTAATCTTCTTCCAATGTATCAATTGGATACTCATTTTGAGCATGTTCATGAGTAATGTTTGATGGTTTACCATCTTACTCCTGAGATTTTGTGTCTTTTCAATCAAATCATAGATATATCGGATTGAAAACAGCACTACTTCTGTTATACATTTATCGGTTTTGACTAGTTATCACCTGTATACATTTAGATAGACATTATACTGTCAGCGATGTGTCACACAAATATAAGAAACGGCATCCagtattatttgtattctgtgtgtgtatgtgtgtgtgggtgtgggtgtgtgtgtgctatgtatgcatgcaggcaggcaggaaTGTgtgtattaatgtatgtacatatgtatgtatgtacaaacgtacgtacatatgtacattgtcTGTTTTGGATTGAAAAAAGATGTTACAATACTGTTCTACATCTTTATATATACAGAGGGTGATCGTCAAGTCCCAAATCGTAATCAGGAACAACCCCAGTATATATGCAATGTTTGCAACAAGAGTTTTTATCGCCAAGAACGACTGGCAGCTCACATGAGTGCTCATCGGCCATATCGGTGTACAATCAGCAGTTGTGGCAAGGTAGATAATGTTTTGAAAGTGCTCTCTGACAGAGATTAGTTGTATGTGATTTTAGAGTATGTATTGAATATTTCTATGTGAAAACATTTCATATGCATTCCTTGGTTTGTAATAACGCAACATTTATCAGTGTTCTGTTGTGctgaaatgtgtgtgtgaaagACAAATTATTCAAACACTCTCCTCAGTTTGATTAGTTGTTACCCATGTACATTCTTTCCTGACTAATGGTGTTTCTTGTGGTGTTATTATACGGGACCTTCACTTTGACCTTCAAAAATCAATCCTTTTTTTGTGGTAATTTTTCTGGCAAAAGCAATCCTTTTTTCATTTGGATGTAGCTGATTTCATGCAAATCACATGCATACATAACATTGGATGCATGAATAATCTTGAAGCTCCTAAACCTTTGACTGAAGGACAGTCACTTTTGTTCTGAAAAAGTATAGTTTGGGGAATATGTCTTCAGAGAAGACTTGGTATTTTTGTGCAACGCGTACTGTAATTGATGtcaaaaactttgaaatgtaattAATTGCAGGAGTTCAAACTGAAAGCACACCTAGCTCGTCACTGCCAGACAGTACATGGACTAACCATCAAAAGCAGTTCTGGTAAGCTAACGGTATTGAAGACCAGACAGGCATTCTTCTTGAGTTCTACAACATTAACTAGAATTTCCCGAAGAGTGTGCAAAGATTTGTTAAATGCTCGTCACCATGCAAGAAATCCATTCTCACCTATCAATATTACAGCCATCAAGCAGGAGTGTAAGTAAATAGAGACATATTGTTTTGGCAGTTTTAAGAGTGTTATACTGTAGTTCAACCATTTTTACAGCAAACTACGTTTCATTCTGACTTTTATCACTGCGTCCTGTGAATGTTGAtgctagtatttttttcaaaataaccgctataaaatattttcagataaaagttttgaacaaaaaaaaatatgccacCTCTGCCTTTTAAAATGCTTATGGAATATTCTAGCTAATGCTTTTCaaaaagtttcattttaaaCTAAGAatgattgaaattgaagaaaaaaaagtcaatTGAATGAGATGGTCCAAGGTCAGAGAGCATTAAGTGTTGACAGTTCTTAAGACCAAAACATACAGTATTTTAGTACTAGAAGTGGATAACATTGAAATGCCAACTGCCAAGCAAGTATTTCTATGGATGACTCCTTTGGCATTGAATTGAGAATAGATATTCATTGCAAAACTCAAAGGGAAAACACTTCCTAAGTTGTTGTTATGCACAATTGATAAAATCTGTGCTGTAGGGATgacttgtctgtctgtgtcagtctGACTGTCCATCTagctgtctgtgtgtctgtccatctgaccgtgtctgtctctctgtctgtctgattgtcAGGGTCTGACTATATGTATCTTTGCTTGTCAtgctgactgactgtctgtctgcctgtatgactgactgtgtgtgtgcgtgcgtgcgtgtgcgtgcgtgcgtgcgtgcgtgtgtgtgtgtgtgtgtgtactttaccACTCAAGGACATGTAACCAAGGCAGTGCATGTATGTGAGTGTGATCTAATTGATATGCTGAGAATGCTGTTAACACTCTTGATTTGAAAGTTATCAATTTGTTATTAGCACTATTAGAAAATGTTTCCTTCAAGAGATGATTAATAGAATTGGTCACTTGTTTAGGAAATGGTCAAAATGGTCTAGCTTCTAAACTGTATTATGTGTAAGTTGAATACATGAAGGAAATGTGTGGTTGTTCCTACATAAAGCTATTGCAGTTTGAATTGATTTCATCTTGATCAGCAGAGTCTGACCAAAAAACTGCTGCAGTTTACCAAGTGATCTTTGACCAAGTTGTACACACCCACATACAGACATGATAGTTGATCCACACAGCACAGTGTTAAAGTCTAATCTAATAATTGTACTTACAGAGTATTTTTGTACTAGAGATTTGGTGATTGCATGGCTGAACAATTCTACATTTCTTTGTGTGTGATTAGAATAAATATGATGCTTCTTCTTTCTTGAGTTCTGTTAAATctaaattgaaatatattttattgaatacaCTGATTATTGCCATGGGGTAACTCCTCCATTAATTTGCAGGTCAAGTCCGTTTACCAGATGCTGCCAAGAATCTGGTGTTGACAAAGAAAGAGTGGGCTACCTCTGATACTGTTGTTGGTAAACTAGGTATAGACACCAATGTGGAGAAACCAGCATGTCTGGAACCCAACAAAAATAAGTCAGAGCCACCACGGTTGTCTTTCCCACCACCACTGTGTTCAccatttgtaaacaaaccaGATACAGAGAAAGGTAGGTCCAGTCTGTCACCTCTCAAGTTATTCTCTTACTAGATTTTCCACTGCTAGTTATTAAAGGATAAACAAATAAGTTGATAGTGGTGCTGAAAAGAAAATTCTGAAGTGACAAAATATGCAGCTACTGTGAAGATGTGAAGGTAATGATccattgaatttaacttttaaaaaaaaactgggTAGTGGTcaaaatgcaaaacaaaaatattcattgttaGTCCCCCAAAGGAGGTAATAATACAGTAggttccatctgtccatccatgaTGCATCATTTCTccgacatgcaatatccaatttcattcaaacttggcacaaggGTGACATCATATGGGGGTATATGCATGTCATTTTGGAAGTGTGTTTTCTAAGAACTCTGAAGACTTATTAAACAATCAGAGAGTAGAAGCAACTGCTACCAGTCTTTAGAGAACAGTGTGAGTACTCATCATAGTTGACATAAAGCTCATCAGTATGTATACTCTTACTTTATGAGCTAAGTAAAATAATTCCCCTTGACTAAAACAAAGATACATCCCCGTAAAATATGATCGTTACttcattctttcattatattttatgatatagaAAAGGAAGAAAGTGGGACACCAGGGATCAGTACCATTTCACCCACTATTCTAAAGAAACGTGGATATGAACAACATAACGGACTAGAGGGTAAGTAGAAATGACTGATGTGATCTCTGAAAGTACATAGCAAGGAAACAGATTCTCAATGCAAAAATAGAACAAGGATATTAGTGTGCCTTTGATGATTATTGTTATTCTCTGGAACTAGAcgttgaaataaatttgaaatgaataaatgaatgaatactgTTGCATATAATTGGGTCTGTCCTAAACACCCAGTATTTCAATGGAAAGTCCGTCTTTAGTTATATCAGCAGTGAGTGAGTACAGAAATGGTTTGACtctttgactagttttgcaccTCGGGTGGCATTTTTTCAAGAAGTCTTTTGGTATGTTCAACTGATATGAAAACATAATCTAACTGAAGTACAAAATACCCTGAGTTCTTGGTACAAGTGTGCCATGCATTTCATTAATTACCACTCACTTAATGTTCCCAGATTCAGGTAGTGGTCGTGGTGATAGTCAGAGACCTGCTGGAATGGTACCCATCAAGCAGCCTAATAGTGGGGTAAGGCACATTTCATTTGTTAAATAAAAGATTTGCAAGGTTAATGTTTTCCATGTATGTTAGGATAGTTTGTCAACCATGGCATAAAGATGCCATTTATTCAAAGGTAATACTAGTACAAATGtcacaaatgtaaaaaaaaaaaaaaaaaaaaaaaaaaaaaacccggcCATTGCCATGGCAGAGAGACAGATCTATTAAATAAAAGGCAACAATGAAAAAATAGTAATGATGACAAACGTTATTCCTCTTCAAAATCTGCTCTCATAGAAATTTCATCGAAAACTGCTCTTATAGTCAATGttggaaagaaaaaaataatatgaactGTGGTTTGCATCAGTGTCAGTTTTATGTTGAGATGAGATGTTATGATTGGCTCTTAGTTTTGGACGAAAGGTAGATTATACCAAATTTATGATAATGAATGTAAACTGTGTGTATAATTCTTCCAGGGAATGGATATCAATGGAGGTAGACAATATTCCCGTCAATCAGACAGCCATCCTGTCAAGAGAAGAAAGAGAAACAATTCAATGTATGCACCAGAAGATGTGTGTTTTCATGCAACTGATGCAACACGGTGAGAATTAAATTTACATCAAGTCATGAGATAGTCAgggaaatgtgtgtgtgtgtgtgtgtgtgtgtgtgtgtgtgtatgtatgttttcatgCAATTGATGCAACATGGTGAGGCTTAAATTTgtgtatagatggatggatggatgtgtgtgtgtgtgtgtttgtgtgtgtgtagagatggatggatgtgtgtgtgtgtttgtgtgtgtgtatatgtgtgtgtgtatagatggatgggtgtgtCTGTTTTTATGCAACTGATGCAACATGGTGAGAATCAAATTTGTATGAAGCCATGGGGAATGTCAGGGCACAGAGACTAGTGTGTTCATACAAATGATGTAATAAGGTTACAAATTTACTGATGCAACACGGTTACAATTAAATTGATCAAGCCATGTGAGATAGTCCAGGATACTATTGTCAGTGTCTAAGTGTGTTGTTTGTATCTGTTCATGGAACTGATAAAACAAAATCCCCTTCTGgcgtaaacccccccccccattgatGTAGAATACCTCATGTAATATATCAAACTGTCTACTAATGCAGTtggaaatatgaaatgatatctTGTCTTTGTTTTTGATGATACTTACATATCTTGTAATTGTTGCCATTAACTACAGGAGATTACGTAAACAGTTGACGATATCTCAACATAGACAAGTGGCTCGTTGTCCCTGGAAGGAGGTCAAAGTAAGGTTGACAatgccaacaacaacaacaacaacaacagcagcagcagcagcagcagcagcaccaACTCTTCCACAGATCCCGCAAGAACCCATTGTTATCGATGACTAGATATCATGAGCTGACTTTCAGTTGTTTGGATTGAACCCCAACCCTCCCTAAAACCACTTACCAAAGAACCAAGTCACTTTCCGCCTCCAGCAATGAGTTTAGACTTGACTGATGATACTAGGAAGAGATCTCTGTATCAGTGTGCAACTGTTACTTTGTCACAGACAAGTTAATTGCCAGTGTGCCATTGaaaccaatttgatgcaccattgatacacataaatgtatgacacaccaaaattttgtgttcctCTATCCCTTACTACATGGTGACTAACAAGGAAACCTGGCTTTTATCATTTTTACCCACAAGCAAAAATGTTTTCTCTTATGAGAGGACTCGCTGGTAATtgcattcaaacctggcacaaggATGTAATATCGTAAATGGATATATGTGCGTCTTGGTAACAAAGATTTGTGATATGGACTCCTCCAAATCAATTGTGacataggttttttttttttttttaaacagtcaTGTATTAAAATAGGATAGCAACTTTTCTTTTATTGTTTGATATCAAAGACTTGTctcaaaggaacaatatgaagATGGCTTCAACTGTGTAAACAAAAGATTACAGACAAATGGCCGTGACCGTTATGAAGATGGCTCGGCAGTCAGTCCTTTATAACCATTCACATGAGAGGGTGTCAAGTGTGATACCAAATACAGGATAATGGTACTCTATATCACTGTGGCTGTAGTTTCAGAGCTTTAGAAATACATACGAAAACATTACCACTGTCCAATGTTTACTACAATTGTAATTGATATGACGTacaggttttgaataataaAATCTATAAAGGACAATTGATTTCTGAATCCAAAACAAGGCAGACATGAAGTGCAGCATTGGTACCATGTACGACCTTAGATTGTGTATCTGAATGTCGCTGTTGTGTGAATCAGGcttttcatttgtttcaataggttaccatggcaactaatAGAAATGTAGAGCATTGTTCAATGAAGTGTAGCAATTTTGAACACAGGGTGGCATGGTGTTTTGATTCCAACCATAATGTTCAGATACATGATCTAGGGTAGCTGAAGGTGTGACTCATAGTATTTGTCTAACCTATTGATAATTGCATTGcagtttatttgtgtatttgtcatACCTCTTGTGACCCAAACAATCCAATGTAATACTTGTCAACAGACAGTGCCAACCACAGATCTTTTATCAAATTGGGGGAAGTGAAACCATGGGGGAAGAAGATGTATCTGAAACTAGTCATGGGTaacttattcatttattttcatgaaattttgtaACAACATTAAGAGAAAAATCTTAGAGTATAGGTGGATTATTATGTGGTATCATTTCCCTGTCAGAACTTTGAATAATAGAGGggtataaatacagtaacattaTACAAATCGCGTGTGTCTTGTCATGATTTGTGATTGGTTTGAGTTGCGGAAAGAGCTTTGTTCTTTGTGTGtagtatgtttgatgttatTGAATTGTATTTTGCAAGTTCTTGAAGTGTGGCCAAACAAACCGTTGTGTTATTAAACTGTCATAATATCcatggaaaaaagaaagacaagCAAAACATGTCACATATTTCTGATAGATACGATTGGTGTAACTTGCATAATAATATAtgactgatttgcataatttttaatgtttacttgtTAGGTGATGAATCGTCAAGGTTTTTGCTTAGAATTTCTGGAGACATCATATTTCTCCCTAAATATGTTAATGATTctcaaaatatgaacaaattgtGTTTACTAACATTTGATACTTTTCGCATTCCCATAAATATTGACGAGGGTTAATACTTCATCTCTCGGGAGATTTTGGGCTTCCAGAGTAACAACACAACGGCACATGTTTTGAACCCTGGCCTTGACTACATTTACATACCAATGCCAGAAACCCAAACAATAACACAATGACATAATCACTACATGATTGATcactttgttgttgttcttgcCATAAACATAGTAGTGTTTGAAACCTGGAAGCAAGATGGTTGAGTTTGTACTGACGACTTTAGAAATATTAACCGTGAATTTTGATGTTTGATTAATTTTCCTAAAGACACtgaaaattgcataattaaacaataatgtgATTTCACACATTGTTTATGCATTAGACAGGCATTCAACGAATATTGAATGACGTTTATTTGCatctttattattttatttctgtttactTTTAGTGTCACGTTATGTCAAGAGAAGTCGCTGCCTCCATTTCTTCACACTATGATAatgaaaaacattcaaaaatctTCCTTTTCTGTCCCCAAAGAAGGCATTTATGTTACATATGGTGATTAGCCAGAGTACAAAGTACATATAATTGGCCGTCAAACATGCGAGTTTGGTTCACATCAGCATACTAAGTATGGTCCATATGCTCCTGGATGCTAGTGGAATTTCAAAGGACTCTTGGAAAAATGTGATCAACTCCTGGAAAATTGATTTACTCAATGATTGACTGTGTTGATTAGGTTTTCAAAGGTGTTCTGAATACTGGAAAACTGATGAAGGAAAGTCCTGGAATCTTATTTGACTTTCAGTGTATGAATCTTGAAGGCTTGTGATAGGTTTATCATTTCCAAAGGCATGCGCATTATGGAGAAGATGAAGTGAAGGAAGTAACTGTCTTCATCATGGTAGTGATTTCAAGAATACTATCAATTGAACTGTTTTTACATAAGTCAATAGAATGTTAAGatgttttctgtctgtctgtctgtctgtctgtctgtctgtctgtctgtctgtctgtatgcatgcatgcatgtatatatgtatgtatgtatgtatgtatgtatgtatgtatgtatgtatgtatgtatgtatgtatgtgtgtatgtgtgtatatgtgtgtatgtatgtatgtatgtatgtatgtatgtatgtatgtatgtatgtatgtatgtatgtagttgaTGATGAAAAGTATGTCTGCAATTCTTgaatatatgataaatgtaaagctgtactagctgcaactgcaactttattttgtttgatataGTGAATGTACTCAAGATAGTACTGAATGACCagtgggtacatgtacatgtttagctgtgtacatgatacatgatatGGTAAAATAGTataatccaatcaaattaatttttgtctGCACCCTAAAAATCAGCGGCCCaacacaatcatgatttcaaccttttactgtactacttatggataaaatggacatctaattaacatgtatacCGTCTGGTTATTGCTATTCAACAATTTATGTGAGTAAAGTGTCAGTTGTCTGATAAAAAATTAACACGTGTTGCAGCTTATACATGTGTAATTAGTtcttgaatatataatgagccCAACACTATAACTACATCTTAATCTGAATATATATTGTGCAGAAGTTGATGGTCTACTCCGCTGTCCACAAGCTGTTGACATTTAATGGTTacagtgttgccatggttttgCAGCAAGACTAGATACATTTGAAAAAAGGCCACTTTATTTTATGCTCTATACTATAATCTATGGAAGACATCTGCAGCAGATGGACGGTAATGGTGGTCTGCAAGCAGCATTTCATCAACCAAGCTTCTGATGTCACCAGCAACATTAACTGAATGATCCAGTTGTCGGATATCATTGGGGTTGCTGTACAACACTTGGCCAATGAGATTACCATTATAGTGAAGGGCACAGAGATAATTCTTTCCGATGTTAATTATCTTTTTCTCCAGCATGGCTAAAAAGATAACACCCAAGGAGAAGACATCAACTTTCTTCGTGTATGCTTTTTGCCTGGTTGGAACATTTCGGGGGCCATGAACAGTGCAGTACCGGCAGTAGTTTGGAAGTAATATTCTACACCAAGGCTGTCTCCAGATGACATTACAGCAGATAAATCATAAGGTAGCTCAGCAAATCTAGCCAGACCAAAATCTGTGACCTTTATGATTGGCACACCACCTTGGTACTTCACCAACACGTTCTCCAACTTTAGATCCCGGTGGATAACATCTTGTCCATGCAGAAACTGGATAGCGTCAGCTAACTGGACCATAAACTGTAGGTCCCGATTGTCATCAGCATTTTCAGTTGTAAGGAAGCTATTTAGATCAGTCTTGCATAACTCCAAGACAATATTGATGGAATGTTCATCCTCAAAGTATCCTTCAATATCGACAACATGGTTATGTGAGGGTAAATTCATCAACACCTCTACCTCACGCATACTACTCTTACTGTATTTAATATCTATTTTCTTCATGGCATACAGCCGGCCACTCCTATTCTCCTTCACTTTATAGACGGTTCCATAGGCACCTGCTCCCAATGTGTTTATAATCTCATAGTTATTTTCCGCCGAGGTAGTGGATACAGTTTGTGCTCCTCCCATATTTCTTTCCTGGAACACAGAACCAAGTGAAGCTTTTATTAGTGAATCGACTGTGGTagaacacagacaagtaagaagtcttcttacttgtctgtgggtaGAAGGACCTCCATGgtgatatatacaaatatacacgacggtgcacgagtctatattactgacttgactctaaacaggtaggagggacaattgtcataATCTAGTCCCGAATTACTCCgtgtgcaagcaggactaggatGGCATGCACATGTGAACCTCATCGCTTACCCTATATTCATTCGTCGCAACTACGAAATAATTATTTGTCATGAGTATGAATTACACGAACAATGCCAATGTTTTCTGccatttttacataaatttcatgAAAGACGACTCCAACATTTTACAAGGTGCcagaaattcaaaatttgtcaCGTTTTATATGAAAAAACAATCCGTGACATCAAGTGGCCAAGTTATATACCGATTTCATTTGTcatattcaaaatcaatttttgcCAAAATTGTCAGTTTTGTTTGTCGGAGATGACATTCACTCATTAAAGATTCgccatatttttcaaatatcagTAAGAAATAGTTAAACTCAAAATCGCTAACTTAAAATCAAAGCCCTTAGATGTACACAACCTGGCCATCCCTTATTATTTTATCTATAATCACAATGTGGACAAATACCAATCGCACACTGGTGTGACTTGTGTAAATGCAGAGTCAAATTTGGTCAATAGGTTTTTTGGTATCACGTGACCCGATTTTACTTGAGCGGCAAGAGCACCACACTGAAAGGAGGCAGTGCTCTTATTGGTCCTGAGTtcagtttccgtatccactaCTATTTctcgattttattatttttttctcgaaaaggtttttaaaaaaagtttacgATCGGCAGTGATTAAATCTAGGTtatagggtcggcagtgaaaaaaactaggtggggtcgggaaACCGAAACGAAAGTCATTTTTTTAGGTCTTACAGTACTGCATTTTAAATATGTCCCAACTTCTATGCTTAATTAAAAGTGTCCCTAACATTTACATAACCATTTCAAAGATCCGTCTGATGGTCCGATGAACAGAATTTAAAAGTTTACTACTGTCCGATGAACAGAATCGAATGTCCACCAATGTCGATTTTGATATGGATGTAAAATACGAATTATTAGGTTAAATTCACAGTGCAAAACTACATACCTTGAAGTATCTCAATCACGATAATGTAGACTCAGTCTGGTAGATGAATACTGAATTTATCTCCCTGAAAAGTAACGTTGACTGAAGAGGTGtctgaaatattgttttcaagACACAGTTGTCTTTGGTTTGACGTTTAAGGTTTGCCACGTAGCTGTTATAATTTAAGTTACAAAATGTTAAGTACAGCCTCGCTTTCACTCATGGCATTGTCTCCCGCCCACACTCGCGCGCCCATGATTCCTTGAAACAGAAACGAAACTATATTATTTTCGCTaaagttattttaatagtaatgCCAAGAACTGTACCACCTCCAACAAATTGAAGATTAATTTTACTAGTATAGTATGTgcacaagtgaaaataaatttgtaGCAACCATGTCTAAAGTAAATAATAtttgagtaaataaataaataaataaataaataaataaat is part of the Glandiceps talaboti chromosome 2, keGlaTala1.1, whole genome shotgun sequence genome and encodes:
- the LOC144444859 gene encoding uncharacterized protein LOC144444859, whose amino-acid sequence is MKKIDIKYSKSSMREVEVLMNLPSHNHVVDIEGYFEDEHSINIVLELCKTDLNSFLTTENADDNRDLQFMVQLADAIQFLHGQDVIHRDLKLENVLVKYQGGVPIIKVTDFGLARFAELPYDLSAVMSSGDSLGVEYYFQTTAAMLEKKIINIGKNYLCALHYNGNLIGQVLYSNPNDIRQLDHSVNVAGDIRSLVDEMLLADHHYRPSAADVFHRL